The window AAAGAAGAGTATGCATGTACAATATATGGAAATTTTCCTTAACCAACGGACTGACTGCCCTGGCAAGTTTCATCGTTTCATTTATGATTCTTATAATCAGCCACTCCTGCGCACTTGGTTTATTCTCCATCATTATCGCACCATTAATAGGTGGATTTCTGGCATCCTATATGGTACTTTTTCTCCTCGAAGACGGGGATCTGGCATACTTGGCTCAGACATTTTGGCATACCCTTCTCTTGGGGATAACAATCTCTCTGATTGTTGCTGTCGGCTTTGTCTGTACAATATCTCAGCATTATTTATTTTTTTGAGGGCAGAAAAGGATTGAACTTTTCTTAATTATCAAATCACTACGATAAGGGTTTGTTATGGAAAACGAAACAACAAAACGAGATCGTATCACTGAGTTGAAAAATAAAATTTACTATGCTGAAACAGCAAAAGAGACGTACAGAGGGACACATGCCATTCTGTATGAAACGAATTCTCTGTATGTTGACGCCCTAAAACAGGAGCTGAGTAATTTAGAATATTTAGAAGAAGCCTGAGCCGTCTTTCCTCAAAAGCCCAGCGTCTATGCCGCTCTCCTGAGCTATCCAAAGTGTACCTTGTCTCCGTCCGTACTAAGAACTTGTAACGGACGAACAATGAATTCGAAAATTATTTGCCGGGCAGCGTGCTTAGCACGTTGACCCGGTTTTTTATTGCCCCCCCCAATATGCCAGTGGCAGGGTGTTCCTAAGGTAGCTTTGCCTATGTTGATTGATTATTTTTGACAAATGCTGTAATCATAGCTTGTTGGAAAATATTTGCTCGTGATCGATGAATTTACTTTTTTAAAAAGGTTATTGATATGAGTTCTCCTTATGAAAAGAAAATAGGCAACAGCACGTTAAGCTGGCAACAATTAGACGGTATTGAAAAAACTCACGAGGAAGTTTTCGAATCTTGGGAGCAATCTCTTTTTTTATTTAAAGAGGAAAATATAGCCTGTGAAACTGAAGGGTTGAGACCTCCTCAGCTTGGTGGAATTTTTGCCGCTTTAGGATATGAAAAATCTGATGATAAAGGCGCTGCAAGCATTGTAATGCCAACAGGAACAGGTAAAACAGAAACGATTTTATCTATTGTTGTTGCGGGTAAGTTTAAAAAAACATTGGTGGTAGTCCCATCTGACCCATTACGAAAACAAACTCAAAAAAAATTTATCCAACTTGGGCTATTGCGCCAATTCGGATTAATCACAACTGAAACAGCCAATCCTGTTGTAGCCACCATTAAACATGGTGTAAATGACGATTTTGAGCTCCTGCAGCTTTTGCAATCTAATGTCATTGTCGCTTCTGCATCGGCACTAGCAAAATTTCCCAAAGAGTATCTATTAAAATTAACTAAAGAATGTTCCCACCTAATTGTTGATGAAGCGCATCACGTCACCGCTGTAACATGGGCAAGAGTCAAATCCTGTTTTCAAAACAAACCTGTTTTTCAATTTACAGCGACTCCCTTTAGGTCAGACTGTTCACGTATCGAAGGGAAAATTATATTTAATTACTCATTAAAAGCAGCTCAGCATGATGGGTATTTTAAGCCTATTGAATTTCATCCTGTCAGGGAGTTCGTTGAAGAAAAAAGTGACCAAGCAATTGCGAACAAAGCTATCGAATTACTGAAGGCTGATTTGGATGCGGGCTTAAATCATATTGTGATGGCAAGAGCTCGCACCATAAAGAGAGCAGAAAAAATTTTTGAGTTGTACGCGGTAGAGAAAGAACTTAATCCCGTTCTGCTACATAATAACGTCAAGAAAAAAAATAATATTCTTGAGAATATTAAAAGATGCAAGCATAGAATAATTATATGTGTTGATATGCTTGGCGAAGGATTTGACCTTCCACAATTAAAAATTTCCGCGATACATGATCCTCATAAGAGTATTAATATTATGCTTCAGTTTACGGGAAGATTTACCCGTAAAGCTGATAAGGTTGGCACTGCTAAATTCATAGCTAACATTGCTAATCCAAATGTAAATGAAAGTCTTGAAGAGCTTTATAGGGAAGACTCTGACTGGAATATTCTTATAAGTGATATTAGCGCAGGAAAGATAAAAGACGAAAAGGATTATCAAGAATTTCGTTCCAAATTTTCAGCTCCTAGTAAATTACTTGATCTGGGATTGACTCCAAGCATAAGCACCACCATCTACAAAATGAAAGCGTCCAAATGGACGCCAGCAAATTTTCAAAACTTTAGCAATAAATATTTTCAATTAGTTGATTCGACAATCAATGATGAACAAGACACGCTAATTTTTAGTGTAAAATCATACATTCCTGTTGGCTGGGCAAGTTCGAAGGAACTTTTTGATGAATTTTGGGGATTATATATTGCATACTATGACAAAGAATTAAGTCTTTTGTTTATTCATTCATCTGATAAAGATGGTTTAGTAAAGAAACTGGTAAAATTACTTGCTGGTAACGCCATTCAAATTAAAGGTGAACATGTATTTAGAGCGTTAGCCGGTTTAAAGAGGTTAAAGTTACAAAATGTAGGGCTTAACAAGAATAAACAAGGGCTTCGCTATTCTATGCACACGGGAACAGAAATAAATGAACAAATTCCAGATATAGAAGCAAAAAGAGCAATAAAATCTAATATCTTTGGGAAAGGTTATGAGGATGGTGGGCTTGTCAGCGTAGGGTGTTCACACAAAGGAAAAGTGTGGGCTATGGATAGTGACTCTGTAGACAAATGGGTATCTTGGTGTAAAATTATTGGCAGAAAAATTTTGGATGATAGTATAGATACAAACCAAGTGCTGAAAACGGCGATGCAAACTGAGGAATTAAAAGAATTTCCAGACATTCCAGTCTTGCTAGTTGAATGGCCAGTTGAAATACTTAGAAAAAACGAATCAACGAT is drawn from Candidatus Electrothrix aestuarii and contains these coding sequences:
- a CDS encoding DEAD/DEAH box helicase family protein is translated as MSSPYEKKIGNSTLSWQQLDGIEKTHEEVFESWEQSLFLFKEENIACETEGLRPPQLGGIFAALGYEKSDDKGAASIVMPTGTGKTETILSIVVAGKFKKTLVVVPSDPLRKQTQKKFIQLGLLRQFGLITTETANPVVATIKHGVNDDFELLQLLQSNVIVASASALAKFPKEYLLKLTKECSHLIVDEAHHVTAVTWARVKSCFQNKPVFQFTATPFRSDCSRIEGKIIFNYSLKAAQHDGYFKPIEFHPVREFVEEKSDQAIANKAIELLKADLDAGLNHIVMARARTIKRAEKIFELYAVEKELNPVLLHNNVKKKNNILENIKRCKHRIIICVDMLGEGFDLPQLKISAIHDPHKSINIMLQFTGRFTRKADKVGTAKFIANIANPNVNESLEELYREDSDWNILISDISAGKIKDEKDYQEFRSKFSAPSKLLDLGLTPSISTTIYKMKASKWTPANFQNFSNKYFQLVDSTINDEQDTLIFSVKSYIPVGWASSKELFDEFWGLYIAYYDKELSLLFIHSSDKDGLVKKLVKLLAGNAIQIKGEHVFRALAGLKRLKLQNVGLNKNKQGLRYSMHTGTEINEQIPDIEAKRAIKSNIFGKGYEDGGLVSVGCSHKGKVWAMDSDSVDKWVSWCKIIGRKILDDSIDTNQVLKTAMQTEELKEFPDIPVLLVEWPVEILRKNESTITISSIKWKESLVNCELAVSNTQNADTKMFAFDLVTDYGKSRILASLNSAGEMIFRSEDNLRINFGEQQQELSEYFNEYPPTFFLSDTSIIDGGLRYYPTEEYAYLYDKNNIDDWDWSNIDISKESQTEHKLTNSIQYHTIQQIKNDYDVVFDDDGSGEIADIVSIKNIEDKELIIDLFHCKYCPKNKKRGRYTWCKGG